One Methylocapsa sp. D3K7 DNA window includes the following coding sequences:
- a CDS encoding DUF533 domain-containing protein — MFDAKELLNMLTGGQPPTGAQNALDDASAALDRGKQIASDAANQAASAISDALGQVQSRLEGSEASEYAGKAKDFVDKNPVGTVAALGGLAALLLGTKGGRAATGGAAKLGGLATIGGIAYKALRNYQEGKPLIQGVPGLEQLTAAPEGTSFSELAHTNDTALLLIRTMVATAAADGVVEPSQRAVIIGQLKGSGLNPEAAKFLDAEIQRPATVSEISTTVGSSHDLATQVYAAAHLIAATPPEKAFLDNLAKGLALDPALVAYINATAAAVVPPLN, encoded by the coding sequence ATGTTCGACGCAAAAGAACTCCTAAACATGCTCACCGGAGGTCAGCCTCCCACGGGCGCCCAGAACGCCCTTGATGATGCCAGCGCCGCGCTCGATCGCGGCAAACAAATTGCTTCGGACGCCGCGAATCAAGCGGCCTCCGCGATTTCGGACGCGCTCGGTCAGGTTCAATCGCGCCTGGAGGGGTCGGAGGCCAGCGAATATGCCGGCAAAGCCAAGGATTTCGTTGATAAAAATCCAGTCGGCACGGTTGCCGCCCTTGGCGGTTTGGCCGCCCTCTTGCTTGGAACCAAGGGCGGCCGCGCCGCGACCGGAGGAGCTGCCAAACTTGGCGGGCTCGCCACTATCGGCGGCATCGCTTACAAGGCGCTACGCAATTACCAAGAAGGCAAGCCGCTCATCCAAGGCGTTCCGGGTCTCGAACAATTAACCGCGGCGCCGGAAGGAACCAGCTTCTCCGAACTGGCGCACACCAACGACACGGCTCTCCTTCTGATCCGGACGATGGTGGCGACGGCGGCGGCAGACGGCGTCGTTGAACCGTCACAACGGGCGGTGATCATTGGCCAATTGAAGGGCTCTGGCCTTAATCCGGAAGCCGCGAAGTTTCTCGATGCCGAAATTCAGCGTCCGGCGACGGTGAGCGAAATTTCCACCACGGTGGGATCGTCACATGATCTTGCGACACAGGTCTATGCGGCGGCTCATTTGATCGCGGCGACTCCGCCAGAGAAAGCATTTCTTGACAATCTTGCGAAAGGGCTGGCGCTCGATCCGGCGCTTGTTGCGTATATCAACGCGACGGCAGCTGCCGTGGTGCCGCCCTTGAACTGA